From the Achromobacter xylosoxidans A8 genome, the window CCTGGGCTTCGCCTTCGGCACCTCGATCGCAGGCGTCGCCAGCTCCGCCATGCTGGGCCTGCTGGCGGCCCTGTGCCGCCGCGAACGCGTGCGCGCAGCGCAATTGCTGGACAGCAAGGCAGCCACCACGCTGCGGGTGTACTCGCAAGGCTACCAACGCGAGGAATCCTTCAAGCTGCTGCAACGCCAGGCCGAAGTCATGCAGCGCCAGGCCGACGCCATGCCGACCCTGGTCGACCAGTTGCAGACCATGATGAACAGCATGGCGCAGCAGAATCAGGCCCTGAGCGACCGCCACATGGCCAGCCAGGACGCCTTCCAGGGCAAGGCCGAAGCGGCCTACTCCCGCCTTGCCGCCGTCATGGAGCAATCCATGAAGGAAAGCGTGTCGCAAAGCGCGCGCTCGGCCGGCGCCGCCCTGCAACCGGTCGTGGAAGCGACCATGGCCAGCCTGTCGCGCGAAACCGCGTCCCTGCAAGACACCGTGACGCAAGCCGTGCAGCGCCAGCTGGAAGGCCTGACCTCGGGCTTCCAAGCCACCACCAGCAATGTCGCCGGCATCTGGAACCAAGCCCTGGCCGGACAGCAACGCGCCAGCGAGGCCCTGTCCCAGGACCTGCGCGCCTCGCTCGACCACTTCGCCCAGACCTTCGAACAACGCTCGGCCGCCCTGCTGGACAGCGTGTCCTCGCGCCTGGAGGAATCGTCGGGCAGCATGTCCCACGCCTGGACCCAGGCGCTGTCGCGCCAGGAGCAGGCCAGCGAGAAACTGGCTGGCGACAATCTGCAGGCCCTGACCGCGGCCGCGGCCAGCTTCGAGCAGCATTCGGCCTCGCTGCTGCGCACCCTGAACCAATCGCATACCCTGCTGCAATCCGACCTGGCTTCGCGCGACCAGCAGCGCCTCGCCGCCTGGACCGAAACGCTGGGCGCCATGGGCGCCACGCTGCGCCAGGAATGGGAACAGTCCGGCGCGCAGGCCGCCGAACGCCAGGAGGCGATCAGCGCCACATTGGCGCAGGCCGTGCACGACATTACTGCGCAATCGCAGGTCCAGGCCCAATTGCTGGAAGGCGTGTCGGCCCGCATGGAAGCGGCCGCCAACGGCGTCTCGCAGCAATGGGCCAGCGCCCTGGCCCGCCAGGAACAGGCCGGCGAAAAGCTGGCCGGCGACAACCGCCAGGCCCTGGCTGCAGCCGCCGCCACCTTCGAACAGCATTCCGCCGCACTGTTGCAAACGCTGGACCAGTCGCATGCCCAGTTGCAGGCTGCGCTGGCCTCGCGCGACCAGGAACGCCTGGCCGCCTGGACCGGCACGCTGACCGCCATGGGCGCGACGCTGAGCCAGGAATGGCAGCAGGCCGGCGCCGACACCGTGGCCCGCCAACAGGCCGTCAGCGACACGCTGGCCCAGACCGCGCGCGACATCGCGGCCCAGACCCAGGCCCAGGCCGGTCTGCTGGAAAGCGTATCGGCCCGCCTGGAAACGGCGGCCGGCAGCGTCACCCAGGCCTGGACCGAAGCCCAGGCGCGCCAGGAACAGGCCAATGCCAAGCTCGCTGGCGACAACCAGCAGGCACTGGAAACCGCCGCGGCCACCTTCGAACAGCATTCCGCAGCTTTGCTGCAGACGCTGGACCAGTCGCACACTGAATTGCAAGCCGCGCTGGCCTCGCGCGACCAGGAACGCCTGGCCGCATGGACCGGCACGCTCACCGCCATGGCCGCCAAGCTCGGCCAGGAATGGGAACAGGCCGGCACCCAGGCCGCCCTGCGCCAGGTGGAAGTCAACGACACGCTGGCCCAGACCGCGCGCGATCTCACGGCCCAGACCCAGGCCCAGGCCGGCCTGCTCGAAAGCGTATCGGCCCGCCTGGAAACGGCCGCCACCGGCGTCACTCAAGCCTGGACCGAAGCGCAGGCGCGCCAGGAGCAGGCCAATGCCAAGCTGGCCGGCGACAACCAGCAGGCGCTGGAATCGGCTGCTGCCGCCTTCGAACAACACTCCGCGGCCCTGCTGCAGACGCTGGACCAGTCGCACACTGAATTGCAGGCCGCGCTGGCTTCGCGCGACCAGGAACGCCTGGCCGCCTGGACCGGCACCCTGACCGCCATGGCCGCCAAGCTCGGCCAGGAGTGGGAACAGGCCGGCACCCAAGCCGCCCTGCGCCAACTGGAAGTCAACGACACCCTGGCCCAGACCGCGCGCGACATCACTGCGCAGACGCAGGCCCAGGCTGGCCTGCTGGAAAGCGTATCGGCCCGCCTGGAGACCGCCGCCACCGGCGTCACCCAAGCCTGGACCGACGCGCAGGCGCGCCAGGAGCAGGCCAACGCCAAGCTGGCCGGCGACAACCAGCAGGCGCTGGAAGCCGCCGCCGCTGCGTTCGAACAGCATTCCGCCGCCCTGTTGCAAACGCTGGAGCAATCGCAGACAGACCTGCAGACCGCGCTCGCCGCCAAGGACGAAACGCGCCTGGAAGCCTGGACCGGCAAGCTCGGCGCCATCGCCGACTCGCTGCGCGCCGAATGGGAGCAGACCAGCTCCTACACGGCCAGCCAGCAGCAGCAGATCTGCGACACCCTGGCCATCACCGCGCAAGACATCAGCGCACAGACCCAGGCGTCCGCCAACGACACCATCGCCGAAATCGGCCGCCTGGTGCAGGCTGCCTCCGAGGCGCCACGCGCCGCCGCCGAGGTCATCGGCGAACTGCGCCAGAAGCTCTCCGACAGCATGGAGCGCGACAACGACATGCTGGAAGAGCGCACTCGCCTGCTGGAAACCCTGGGCACCCTGCTGGACGCCGTCAACCACACCGCCGCCGAACAGCGCACGGCCGTGGACGCACTGGTGTCCTCGTCGGCGGACCTGCTGGACCGCGTCGGCACGCAGTTCACCGAACAGGCCCAGGCCGAAACCGGCAAGCTGGCCGAAGTGGCCGCACAGGTCGCCAGCGGCGCGGTCGAAGTGGCCAGCCTGGGCGAATCCTTCGGCACGGCCGTGCAGCTCTTTGGCGAGTCCAACGACAAGCTGGTCGCGCACCTGCAACGCATCGAAGCGGCGCTGGACAAGTCCATCGCGCGCGGCGACGAACAGCTGGCCTACTACGTGGCGCAGGCCCGTGAAGTGGTCGACCTGAGCATGGTGTCGCAGAAGCAGATCATCGAGAACCTGCAGCAGCTGGCCATCCAGCGCGCGACGGCCGGAGCGGAAGCGGCATGAGCGAGGACATCGACGGCGGCGTGGAGCCCGCAGTCCCGGCCTGGGCCGTCTTCGGCGACCTGATGTCGGTGCTGCTGGGCGCCTTCGTCCTGATCCTGGTGAGCGTCGTCGCGGTGCAGTTGCAGCTGTCGACCCAGCTCGAGGAAGAGGTCAAGCAGCGCCAGGTCGAAACCCAGCGCCGCGAGACGCTGGAACAGGCGCTGGCGGGCCCCCTGGCCGCCGGCCGCGTGACCCTGATCGACGGCCGCATCGGCATCAGCGGCAGCGTCTTGTTCGCGCTGAACTCCGACCAGTTGCAGCCGGAAGGCCGCGAGGTCCTGAAGAGCCTGATCGAACCCCTGTCGGCCTATCTGAAGTCGCACAACGAAATCCTGATGGTCAGCGGCTATACCGACGACCAGCAGGTGCGCGAAGGCAACCGGCGCTTCGCCGACAACTGGGACCTGTCCGCGCAGCGCGCCCTGACCGTGACGCGCGCGCTGATCGACGAGGGCGTACCTTCGTCGGCCGTGTTCGCCGCGGCCTTCGGCTCCGAACAGCCGGTGGCCGCGAACACCGACGAGGAAGGCCGGGCCAAGAACCGCCGCGTGGAAATCGCGCCCATCCCCAAACCCTCCAGCGACGCCGGAACCAAGCATGGCCAGTGACGGCACGCGCGGCGAAATCGTCGACGCCCGGGCCGTGCTGGACGCCTGGCGGGAAACCGGCGCCGACCGCATCGCGCCGGTCCGCTTCCAGTTCATGGACGCCCTGCAACGGCGCGCCGCCACGCAAGACGGCCAAGCCCGCAGGCTGCTGGACGGCAAGCTGACGGCACTGATCCAGGCCTATGAGGCCGAACTGGACGGCGCTGCCGTTAAGGCTCTTGCAGCCTCCAATGAATGCGCTCATGAAGGCGCCACCGCGGCGGCTCCCGCCGCTTGCGAACTCGGACCGCTGGCGACGCTGACCGCCTACATGGCCGACCCCGGCGCCGACGCGCGCGGCGCCACGGACCTGCGAGCCTCCTACCCAGAACTGGAAGTGCTGGAGTACTTTCGCGGCGTCTGGTCGCGGGTCAGCGCGGACCGGCAAGTCCGGCAGTCCCAGGAGCAGGTGCACAAGAACGCCGGCCCGCTCAACTCCAACCAATTGGTGCACCGGGCGCTGTCGCTGATGCGCGAGGTGTCGCCGGGCTATCTGCAGCAGTTCCTGTCGTACACCGATGCGCTGATGTGGCTGGAACAGGTACAAGCCGCCACTGCGCCCGCGCCCAAGGAGGCCGCGCCGCGCGCCGGCGCCAAGAAGACGACGCGCGGCAAAGGGCGCTAACAGCGCCGGGGTGCGGCCCCGAGCGATGCGCCCCCTCCCTGCCGCCCACCAGGCGGTCCCGCCAAGCGCCCCCCCTCCTTGGCCCTCCCAGGACGCCCCCAACAGAGCGCGTCCTCCCGATTTGCGCCCTTCCCCCCATCGGCAGTAAGATACGTTCCATATACAAACCATATATGGATCGCTAACTCCATGGGCATCGTCAAGATTTCCGAGCAGATGCATGAGAACCTCCGCGTCGCCAGCGGCGCGCTCAGCCGCTCCATCAATTCCCAGGCCGAACACTGGATGCGCATCGGCATGCTGTCCGAGCTCTACCCCGAACTGCGCCACGCCGACATCTGCCAACTTCTGATCCGCATCGAACAGGCGGAGGGCTTCGCCATCGCCTCGCTGTCCCAGGGGCTGCCGCAGGCCGCCCAGCAGGAGGCCGCATAAATGGCAAAGAAGGTTTCCATCAAGTCCGCCGCCGACATCGAAATGGCCCGCAAGGCCGGCGCCATGGCGGCGGAAGTGCTGCACATGATTG encodes:
- a CDS encoding DUF802 domain-containing protein encodes the protein MSKYLTNLVVFLAGLAVVGWIGAGYAGNNPLALAVTLLIGACYVGGALELLRYQQATSSLTRALSGLSDAPGNLGSWLDQLPPSLRNATRLRIEGERAGLPGPALTPYLVGLLVLLGMLGTFLGMVVTLRGTGLALESATDLAAIRASLAAPVKGLGFAFGTSIAGVASSAMLGLLAALCRRERVRAAQLLDSKAATTLRVYSQGYQREESFKLLQRQAEVMQRQADAMPTLVDQLQTMMNSMAQQNQALSDRHMASQDAFQGKAEAAYSRLAAVMEQSMKESVSQSARSAGAALQPVVEATMASLSRETASLQDTVTQAVQRQLEGLTSGFQATTSNVAGIWNQALAGQQRASEALSQDLRASLDHFAQTFEQRSAALLDSVSSRLEESSGSMSHAWTQALSRQEQASEKLAGDNLQALTAAAASFEQHSASLLRTLNQSHTLLQSDLASRDQQRLAAWTETLGAMGATLRQEWEQSGAQAAERQEAISATLAQAVHDITAQSQVQAQLLEGVSARMEAAANGVSQQWASALARQEQAGEKLAGDNRQALAAAAATFEQHSAALLQTLDQSHAQLQAALASRDQERLAAWTGTLTAMGATLSQEWQQAGADTVARQQAVSDTLAQTARDIAAQTQAQAGLLESVSARLETAAGSVTQAWTEAQARQEQANAKLAGDNQQALETAAATFEQHSAALLQTLDQSHTELQAALASRDQERLAAWTGTLTAMAAKLGQEWEQAGTQAALRQVEVNDTLAQTARDLTAQTQAQAGLLESVSARLETAATGVTQAWTEAQARQEQANAKLAGDNQQALESAAAAFEQHSAALLQTLDQSHTELQAALASRDQERLAAWTGTLTAMAAKLGQEWEQAGTQAALRQLEVNDTLAQTARDITAQTQAQAGLLESVSARLETAATGVTQAWTDAQARQEQANAKLAGDNQQALEAAAAAFEQHSAALLQTLEQSQTDLQTALAAKDETRLEAWTGKLGAIADSLRAEWEQTSSYTASQQQQICDTLAITAQDISAQTQASANDTIAEIGRLVQAASEAPRAAAEVIGELRQKLSDSMERDNDMLEERTRLLETLGTLLDAVNHTAAEQRTAVDALVSSSADLLDRVGTQFTEQAQAETGKLAEVAAQVASGAVEVASLGESFGTAVQLFGESNDKLVAHLQRIEAALDKSIARGDEQLAYYVAQAREVVDLSMVSQKQIIENLQQLAIQRATAGAEAA
- a CDS encoding DUF2894 domain-containing protein; translation: MASDGTRGEIVDARAVLDAWRETGADRIAPVRFQFMDALQRRAATQDGQARRLLDGKLTALIQAYEAELDGAAVKALAASNECAHEGATAAAPAACELGPLATLTAYMADPGADARGATDLRASYPELEVLEYFRGVWSRVSADRQVRQSQEQVHKNAGPLNSNQLVHRALSLMREVSPGYLQQFLSYTDALMWLEQVQAATAPAPKEAAPRAGAKKTTRGKGR
- a CDS encoding OmpA family protein, whose translation is MSEDIDGGVEPAVPAWAVFGDLMSVLLGAFVLILVSVVAVQLQLSTQLEEEVKQRQVETQRRETLEQALAGPLAAGRVTLIDGRIGISGSVLFALNSDQLQPEGREVLKSLIEPLSAYLKSHNEILMVSGYTDDQQVREGNRRFADNWDLSAQRALTVTRALIDEGVPSSAVFAAAFGSEQPVAANTDEEGRAKNRRVEIAPIPKPSSDAGTKHGQ
- a CDS encoding ParD-like family protein, which gives rise to MGIVKISEQMHENLRVASGALSRSINSQAEHWMRIGMLSELYPELRHADICQLLIRIEQAEGFAIASLSQGLPQAAQQEAA